The genomic interval GGCCGACCTGGACCGCTGCGTCGAGCTGGACCCCGGGACGACGCGGGAGCGCGCCGAGGCCGTGCGGCTGCTGCTGTGGTGCGGGCGGTGGGAGGAGGCGGAAGAGCGGTTGGCGGCGGCTCCTGCGGCTGAGCTGGACGACCTGCGCGCGGAACTCCACCGGCAGCACGGCGAGTGGGCCGGGGCGCGCGCTCTCGCCGAGCGCCTGCGCGAGAGGGACCCGGTCGACGGCGCCTTCCAGCTGGCCATGACGGTCCACCGCTCCGAAGGCCCCGAGGCAGCCGAACCCCTCTGGCGCGACCTCGCCCGACTGATCGATCAGGACCCCGGCATGGAGCCCGTGACACGGGCCCGGGCCCACTGCTTCCTGGGCTGCGCACTGGCCGACGGCCCGGCGGCGGACCGAGGCCTGTCCGAACTCCTCGCCCTCGACCCGGACTGGGACGACCTGGCCCGGCTGGCCGGCATCCTCACCGAGCTCCGCACCGCCCCTGGGACGGACCGGTCCTCCCGCACCGCGACCTGCCTCACGGCGGTGAGCGAGGCGAGGGACGCGATCCAGGCCCTGTGGCCGGGGAGCAGCTGAGGACAGGGGTCGCGGGCGGTCGGCAGCGTCTCCGCCTTTCGGTAAAAGAGGCGCATACCCACACGCCCCCTGAACCCCGCACCCCCCGTCGATTACAGTGCTGAGCGTCGTACATACGGACGGTCGCCACGGGAGGTCTTGGTGGGTGCGACAGCCGGGGCCGTCGTCTGGGGGCGTGCCGAGCAGCAGGACTTCCGGAGCCGGGTACGCGGCACGCTCCTCGGGGTGGCCGTGGGTGACGCGCTGGGTGCGCCGGTCGACGGACTCGGACTGGACGAGATCCGGGAGGCGTACGGCGCCGAGGGGCTCGTGGACCTCGCGTTCGGGTACGGCCGGCGCGGCGCCGTCACCCATCTCACCCAGCTCAGCCTGTTCACCGTGGACGGGCTCATACGCGCCCAGGTGCGCCGCGACACCGGCGCCTGGCATCCGCCCACCGATCTGCACCGGGCGTACCTGCGCTGGTTCGCCACCCAGCGGGACTGGGGACCCGACGAGCGGCGCAAGGAGGACGGCTGGCTGGCCCGGGAGGAGTGGCTGTACGCCCGCCGCGACCCGGCCCGGTCCCTGCTCATCGGGTTCGGCGACGACACCATGGGGACGCTGGAGTCGCCCAAGAACCCGAACGAGCTCGGGCCCGAGGCCACGGCCCGTTCCGCGCCCTTCGGGCTGCTCGTCGGATGGGAGCCGCAGCTCGTCGTACAGCTGGCCGTGGAGTGTGCCGCGCAGACCCACGGGCATCCCGTCGCCTATCTGTCGGCGGGCGCGTACGCCGTGATCGTGCACGCCCTGGCCCTCGGCGACAGTCTGGACGGGGCGGTGCAGCGGGCGCTCGCGCTGCTGGCGGCGCGGCCCGGGCACGAGCCGGTGTCGGACGCGCTCCAGCACGCGCTGGGTGCCGTACGGCAGGGGATGCCCACGCCGGCGCGGGTGGAGGAGCTCGCCGCCGACGGTTCGGCGGACGGGCTGCTGTCGGCCGCCGTGTACTGCGCGCTGGTCGGGGAGGACGTACGGCACGGTCTGTGTCTCGCCGTGAACCACGACGGCCCCTCCGCCGCGGCCGGTGCCCTCACCGGTGGTCTGCTGGGCGCCCTGCACGGCGAGACGGCCCTCCCGCCGGCCTGGCTGGCCGAGCTGGAGGGCCGTCCCACCCTGCTGGAACTCGCCGACGACTTCGCGATGGAGATGACCCAGGGACCCGCGCTGCACGGGCCCGGGGGTGCGTCGCCGGGGTGGCTGGTCCGCTATCCGAGGGCCTAGCTCCGCGGCTGGTCCTTCACCCCCGTACCGATCACGTCCTCCACACCACCCGCCGGGGTGGGGATCGCGACGGCCGCCGCCCCCTCTCCGTCCCCGTCGGTGTTGATCTTCTCGATGATCGCGAGGCGTTCCGGGGTGTCCTCGGGCTTGATGAAGCCGATGAGGATGTAGAGGACCAGGGAGACGGCCAGCGGGATCGAGACCTGGTACTGGAGCGGGACCCCGCCGTCGACGTTCCAGTTGATCGGGTAGTTGACCAGCCAGAAGGCGAGCAGACCCATCGACCAGCTGGTGAGCGCGGCGGTCGGTCCTGAGCGGCGGAACGGGCGGAGCAGGCCGAGCATCATCGGGATGGCCATCGGGCCCATGAGTCCGGCCACCCACTTGATCACGACGGTGATGATGTCCTTGAACGCGGGGGAGTTGACCTGGGTCGCCGCCGCCATCGACAGGCCGAGGAAGACGACGGTCGTGATGCGGGCGACCCTGAGACCCTGCCCCTGGTTCCAGCTGCGCGCCCTGCGCCACACCACCGGTGCGCAGTCCCGGGTGAAGACGGCCGCGATCGCGTTGGCGTCGGAGGAGCACATGGCCATGGTGTGCGAGAAGAAGCCGACGATGACCAGGCCCAACAGGCCGTGCGGCAGGAGCTGTTCGGTCATCAGGCCGTAGGAGTCGGAGCCGTCGGGCTTCTGCGAGTGGACAAGCAGCGGCGACATCCACATGGGGAAGAAGAGGACGACCGGCCACACCAGCCACAGGATCGCCGACAGCCGTGCCGAGCGCTCGGCCTGGTGCGCGTTGGCCGTGGCCATGTAGCGCTGGGCCTGGTTGAGCATGCCGCCGTTGTACTCGAAGAGCTTGATGAAGAGGAAGGCGAGCAGGAAGACCGTTCCGTACGGCCCCACCAGGGGCTCTCCGTGGCCCTGGAGCTCCGGCTCGTCCCAGGCGCCGAAGAAGCCGATGCCCTTGTCGTTGAGTTTGAGGACGACGGCGACGAACATCGCGACACCGGCGAGGAGTTGGATGACGAACTGCCCCAACTCGGTGAGCGCGTCGGCCCACAGACCGCCGATCGTGCAGTAGACGGCCGTGATGGCGCCGGTGATCAGGATGCCCTGGTTGAGCGAGATCCCGGTGAAGACCGACAACAGGGTCGCGATGGCGGCCCACTTGGCGCCGACGTCCACGATCTTCAGCAGCATCCCCGACCAGGCCAGCGCCTGCTGGGTCTTGAGGTCGTAGCGGTTCTTCAAGTACTCCAGCGGGGAAGCCACATGGAGCCGTGAGCGCAGCCGGTTGATGCGCGGCGCGAACAGTTTCGAGCCGATCGCGATGCCGAGGGCGATGGGGAAGGACCAGGTGACGAAGGAGGTGACGCCGTAGGTGTAGGCGATGCCCGCGTACCCGGTGAACATCACCGCGCTGTAGCCCGACATGTGGTGCGAGATGCCGGAGAGCCACCAGGGCATCTTGCCGCCGGCGGTGAAGAAGTCGCTGACGTCGTCCACGCGTTTGTGCGACCAGACGCCGATCGCGACCATCACGCCGAAATAGCCGATGAGCACGGCCCAGTCGAGACCGTTCATATGCGCCCTCCCAGGGATCAGCCCGGCGCTCATCGTGGGCGCCACCGCGTGGACACGACAAGCTGGTGTAGGGTCAAGGGGAGGTAAAAGTATTCGAGATGATGTCCTGCGTTCATCTACATGAACTCACCGCATCAGCTCCCCGGCGTTGACCAGCAACGACTGTCCGGTGATCGCGCGCGCCCGGTCCGAGGCCAGGAACACCGTCGCGTCCGCCACGTCCCCGTCCGTCGCGAGCTCGGGCAGCGCCATCCGGTCGGTGAGCCGCTTCAGCACCTCCGCCTCCGGCACCTTCTCCGTATGAGCCGTGAACTGCACGTACGCCTGCACCGGAGGCCCCCACATCCAGCCCGGCAGCACGGTGTTGACCCGGATCCGGTCCGGCCCGAGCTCCCGCGCCAGCGAGTACATCGCGCTGGTCAGCGCCCCCTTCGAGGCGGCGTACGCGGCCTGGCGCACCTGCGAGGGGGCGGCCACGGCCGACTGCGTCCCGACGAACACGACCGACCCTCCACCGGCCGCCCTCATTCCCGCCAGGCACGCCCGGGTCATCCGCAGCGATCCCAGCAGGTTCACGTCGATGACCGACTGCCAGGTCGCGAAGTCCGCGTCCTCCAGCCCGCCGAAGTAGCTGTCCCACGCGGCCACCTGCACCACCGCGTCCAGCCGCCCGAACCGCTCCAGCGCCAACTCCGCGAGCGCCGCGCACTGTCGCTCGTCGGTGATGTCCGTCGAGCGGTACGCGGTGTGCGCCCCGTCCGGATCGATCTCGGCGGCGCTCTTGGCGAGGTTCGCCTCGGTCCGCGCCCCCAGCACGGCGTTCCCGCCGTCCCGTACGACGGCCGCCGCGACCTGGTGACCCAGCCCGGCCCCGACTCCCGACACGACGACGGTCTTCCCGGAGAGAAGTGACATACCGGCGGCCTCCCTGATTCCTGCCTGGTTCCTGGCTCTGGCGCATTATCTGACGGGGCGTCAGAGTATGGGCGAGCGCTGGAGGAGGGAAGGTCCCATGTCAGAAGAGACCCGCAGCGAGACGTACGCCGAACTGGCCGCCACCGGACCCTACGGAGTCCGCCCCGGCCACGCGCTGATCACCATGGTCGAACCGCATCCCGGCCACGAGTACGCCTACAACCGCTGGTACGAGGACGACCACTACTACGCCGGCGCGATGGCCATGCCCTGGATGTTCGCCGGCCGCCGCTGGGTGGCCACCCGGGACCTGCAACTCCTGCGCGTCCCGGAGAAGTCGGCGGTGGCCCAGCCGGTGACGGCCGGCTGCTATCTCTCCACCTACTGGGTCACCGACGGCCGCTACGACGACCACATGCGGTGGACGGTGGCCATCAACAAGCGCCTGAACCGAGACGCCCGCGTCTACCGCGACCGCACCCACGTCTTCACCGCGTTCCAGGACCACGAGTCCACGGTCTACCGCGACGGAGCGGCGGGCCCGAGGGACTTCCACGCCCTGGACCACCCGTACGCCGGGCTGGTGCTGGAGGTCATCGACGCGGAATCCCCGGAGCAGCGGGCCGAGTTGCTGGAGTGGCTGGTCTCCCGCCACCTGCCGAAGCGGCTGGCGGGCTCACCGGCGGCGATGGTGACCGTGTTCCGCCCGACCCCCTTGCCGGGCGACCGCATGACGTACGTGAAGCAGGTGGAGGGCGTGGACACCCGCCTGACCCTGCTCTGGTTCCTGGAGAGGGACCCGAGGGAGTGCTGGGACCCGTTCTTCACGAACCTGGAGGAGCCGGGCCAGGGCCGCCGCGAGCTACTGGCGCCCTTCATCCCGACAGTCCCGGGCACGGACACATACGTGGACCAGCTGCGGTAAGCCCCTTCAGGGGCGCGGGGCGGTGTCGATATGCGGCTCCGCCGCGTGGGCGCGACCAGCCCCCACCGGCCCGCAGCCGACGAACTACTTCAGCTCATCAGGACAGGGAGTTCCCCGCGGCACCGTATAGGGCGCCGCCAACCGATACGTCCCCGCCTTCGGCGCCAGCAACATCGTCCACTTGTCCCCGTCCGCATCCTCCGGCGTCTCCATCAGACACCCGTTGACGTTGTCGAAGACCTTCGGTTCCCCGTCCCCGCGGTTCTTCGACGCCTCCGTCTCCTGCGGAGCCTTCAGCTTCTTGCCCTCCGCGTCGACGATCGACAGCCACGGCGAGTACGGGATCCGGATCAGGATCCGCCCGGCCTTCTTCACCCGCATGGTCATCTCGCCCTGCGCGGCACGGTCCACGACCGTGTTCGGAGAGGCCAGCGGCGCCGGGTCGGTCACCTGGAACAGCTGCCAGTTCGCGTCGCCCCAGATCTGCCTCAGATACGGCATCCCGCGCTGGACCAGCTCCCGCTCCCGCTGGCCCCCGTCCCCGTCGGGCTCGTCCTTGGGCACGACCACGAAGTGCACGGCCCAGCGCTGGAGCCACTCGTGGTAGTTCGCGGAGTTCAGGGTGTCGTCGTAGAAGAGCGGGTTGCGCTCCATGTCGGCCTGCCGGTTCCAGCCCCGGGCGAGGTTGACGTACGGCGCGAGCGCGGACGCCTCGCGGTGGGAGGCGGCCGGTACGACCTCGACGCGGCCCTTCTCGGCGCCGACCTCCTGGAGCTCGTTGACGAGGGGGGCGAGTTCCCGCGCCCAGGACGCCGTGGGGGTGGTGTGGACGACATCGTCGACGGACTTGAAGCCGATCCACACGGTGAAGCCGGCGAAGGCGATGACGGTGGCGTACCACTTGCGGGAGCGCGGCACCGTGAACGGCAGCGCGGCCGCCAGGGCCACCCCCGCGAACAGCATCGACAGACGCGAGATGTTGGAGCCGATCTGGGAGCTCACCAGCCAGACCAGGACGACCGACAGGCTGTACACCCCGGCGGTGATCCGGACCGTCGTCCACTCGCGTGGGACGAGGAGGAAGACCAGGAGGCCGTACGCCAGCGGCAGCAGCACCGAGGCGATCTTCATCGGCTGGGTGCCGGCGAACGGGAAGAGCCAGGCGGACAGCGCCACGACGGCGGTGGGTGCGAGGCCCAGCGCCCAGGCGCCCGGGCGCCGTTTCTGCAGGAAGAGGGCGACCGCCACCAGGCCCACGAACAGCCCGGCGACGGGTGAGGCCATGGTCGCGAGGGCGGCGAGCGGGGCCGCGCACAGAGCCTTGGCCCAGCGTTTGTAGCGCCAGCGGTGCGGCCAGCAGAAGACGACGGCCACCGCGCCCAGCGCGAACATCGTGCCCAGGCCGAAGGTCACCCGGCCCGAGGCCGCGTTGCACAGGAAGGCGTACACGCCCGCCAGCGAGGCCCACAGCGGGTTCTTCACCGACCGGCTGCGGATCAGGACCAGGGTCAGCAACCCGGCCGAGACGGTCCCGGCCAGCATCATCGTCGTACGGACGCCGAGGACCGACATCAGGTACGGCGAGACGATGCTGTACGACACCGGGTGCATGCCGCCGTACCAGGCCAGGTTGTACGCGGAATCCGGGTGCCGGCCGACGAACTCGGCCCACGCGTCCTGCGCCGCGAGGTCCCCGCCACTGTTCGCGAACGTGAAGAACCAGACGATGTGGAGGACGCCGGAGAGCGCGGTCATGGAGAGGACGGGGTGGCGCAGCAGCCGCTCGCGCAGTGCGAGGAGAGCGGTCCGGATCCTGCCCCTCATGTCCTCGGGAGGGCTGCCGTGTCCGGTCTCAGGGTCTGCGGGCACGCGTATTCGCGGGCCGGTACCCGGGCCCGGGTCGGTGTCGTCGGCGCGTGTCGGCTCCGCAGTGGCCACCTGAAGGCACTCCCCGTGGTGTCCCGTCTTCATTTCCCGGCCGCGCCCCAGCGTCGACCTGCCCCGGTTCGTGACGCTAGCACGCGGCCCGCAGTCCGGAACCCCGGCGGGGTCCGGCCTGCGGGCCGCGTGCCGCGTCTGTCCCGTTTACGGATCAGCCGACGCGGGTCAGCTTGTCGGTGAATCCCGGTTCGGTCAGATCCTTCTGCAGGGTGACGGGGACCTTGACCGCGCCGCCCTCGCCGTCACCGACGGTGAGGCTGCCGACCTTGGTGCCGGCCTTCGCGGTGTGCGGTACGTCGTCGGCGGCGAAGGACAGCTTCACCTTGAAGCCGGCCCAGCCGACGGCGGTGACGTCCTTGGTCAGCACGACGGGGGTGTGACCGCCGAGCCCGTCGTCCACGTATCCGACGACGTCGCCCTTCTTGAGGATCTTCGCCGACTTCAGGGCGTCCTCTGCGGCGAGCAGCGCGACCTTGCTGACGTCGTTGACGGTCTTGATGATCGGCGCCTTGTGCTGGCCGAGGATCGCGCCGACGACGGTGACGGTCTCCCCGCCGACCTTTTTACGGGCGGCGAAGAGGAGGTTGCCGCCGGCGGCGCTGGTGGTGCCGGTCTTGATGCCGATGCCGGTGTAGGGGACCAGATAGTTGTAGTTGTACCACTTCTGTCCGGACGGATCGATCCACTGCCCCATGGACGTGATCTCCATCAGTGCCGGGATCTTCACCAGCTCGTTGCCGAGCTTCACCTGGTCCTCGGCGGTGGAGACGGTGCTCTCCTTCAGGCCCGAGGCATCGGTGTACGTCGTGTTCTTCATGCCGAGTTCCTTGGCGGTGTCGTTCATCTTCTTGATGAACGCCGCCTCGGAACCGGAGTCCCAGCGGGCGAGCAGCCGGGCGATGTTGTTGGCGGACGGGATCATGATCGCCGCGATCGCCTGCCGCTGGGTGAGGACGTCGCCGTTCTTGACGGTGTTGAGGGTGGACTCGCCCTGCTTGTTGTAGCCGCCCTCCTTCTCGGCGAGCGCGTCGACGGTGATCTTCGCGCCCTCCTCGCCGGACTTGAGGGGGTGGTCCTTCAGGACGATGTAGGCGGTCATGGCCTTGGCCACGGAGCCGATCGCGACGGGGGTCTGCTTACCGAAGTCGCCCATCGTGCCGATGCCGTTGACGTCCATCCAGCCCTGGCCCTGGGTGGGCCAGGGGAGGGTCGCCTTGCTGCCGTCGAAGGTGTAGGAGTCCTCGGCGGTGAGGCTGAGTGTGGGGTTCGGCAGCGGGCGTACGGACTGCACGATCGCAAACGCCACGACCAGGAGGATCAGGATCGGCGTCCAGATCTTGACCCGGCGGCCGAGGGTGCGCAGGGGGCTGGGCGGGGGCGGCGGAGTGTTGGTGAGCTCCGCGAGCAGGTCGAGGGGCGGCTTCGGCGGCAGGGGCTGCTGGGTGGTGCGCTCCGGGCCGACCTGGGGAACGGCGGCGGTCACGTCCGCCTTCGGCCGGGGCTCGTCGAGGGCCTTCAGCGCGACGAACCTGCTCGTCCGCTCGGCGTCGGCCTCCGGCTTGGGCGCGGGCTTGGGCTCCGGCTCCGCCTCGGGCTCCGGCTCGGCCTCGGGCGCCTTGCCGAGCTTCAGCATGGTGGTGGGCTGGTCCACGGCGGGCCGGGGGGCCTTGAAGACGGCGGTGGGCTGGTCGACGGGGGGCGCGTCGGCCGGCTCGTCGGGGGCGGGTCGCGCAGTGGCCGACTCGCCGGCGTCGGCAGGGGCTTCTGCGTCGCCCTCGCCCTCGCCCTCGCCAGCCGTGTCCGTGTCGGTGGCCGGGCTGGTTTCGTCCTCGGCGCCCTTGCCGGGACCGTCCCCGTCCGCCGTGGCCACCCACGCCGCCACCGCGTCCCGCAGCCGCGCGTCACCGCCCCCGGCCGGCTCGTCCCGCTCACCGGCCGCGCTGTCGGAGCTCTCGGCGGCACCGGAGTCACGGGACTCGTCGGCGGGGTCGGTCGTGTCGGGGGCGTCCGGGCTCTCGGCCGTACCGGAGTCCTCCGGGGTCTTCGCCGTGCCCGTGTCGTCCGAGCCTTCGGCTGCCTCGGAGTCCTCGGACCCCTCGGCCGTGGCCGTGTTGGCGTCCTCCGGGGTCTCAGCCGCACTGGAGCCCGGGCCCTCCGCCGTACCGGAGCCCTCAGCCGCGCCGGAGTCGTCCGAGCCCTCAGCCGCACCGGGGTCGTCCGGTGTCTCGGCCGTACCGGAGTCCTCGGACCCCTCGGCCGTGGCTGTGTCGTGCGAGTCGTCGGCCGTCCCGGAGTCGTCCGGTGCCTCTGCCGTGCCCGTGTCCTCCGGGGTCTCAGCCGCACCTGAGCCCGAGCCCTCAGCCGCACCTGAGCCCGAGCCCTCAGCCGTGCCGGAGTCGTCCGAGCCCTCGGCCGTGCCGGAGTCCTCCGGAGCCACCGCTGAGCCCCCGTCCTTCGATCCCTCCGCCGGCGAGGCCCCCTCGGCGGCCTCTGGGTGCTCCTCCGTGGCCGAAGGGGCGTCCTCGGGCTCCCCGGTGCCGGAACCGTCCGTTCCAGCCTCTGCGGGGCTCTCGGGGGCCTTCGGGAGGTCACGTACCGAGAAGACCCTCGTGGCCGTGTCGACGCCTCCGAGGGAGATCGACTCCCGTGCCACCGCGAGCCGGGGATCGGGGGCGGAACTCCTCGCCTCGGGAACCGGACTCGCGCTCCCCGACGTCGGTTCCGCCGACGACTCGCGCTGCTTCGACCTGTCGGGGGTCTCGCCCGCCACCGATGCCTCCTCCATGTGCCGCAGGTGATCGGTATCCGTCACCCTG from Streptomyces sp. CC0208 carries:
- a CDS encoding ADP-ribosylglycohydrolase family protein, with the translated sequence MGATAGAVVWGRAEQQDFRSRVRGTLLGVAVGDALGAPVDGLGLDEIREAYGAEGLVDLAFGYGRRGAVTHLTQLSLFTVDGLIRAQVRRDTGAWHPPTDLHRAYLRWFATQRDWGPDERRKEDGWLAREEWLYARRDPARSLLIGFGDDTMGTLESPKNPNELGPEATARSAPFGLLVGWEPQLVVQLAVECAAQTHGHPVAYLSAGAYAVIVHALALGDSLDGAVQRALALLAARPGHEPVSDALQHALGAVRQGMPTPARVEELAADGSADGLLSAAVYCALVGEDVRHGLCLAVNHDGPSAAAGALTGGLLGALHGETALPPAWLAELEGRPTLLELADDFAMEMTQGPALHGPGGASPGWLVRYPRA
- a CDS encoding sodium:solute symporter family protein, encoding MNGLDWAVLIGYFGVMVAIGVWSHKRVDDVSDFFTAGGKMPWWLSGISHHMSGYSAVMFTGYAGIAYTYGVTSFVTWSFPIALGIAIGSKLFAPRINRLRSRLHVASPLEYLKNRYDLKTQQALAWSGMLLKIVDVGAKWAAIATLLSVFTGISLNQGILITGAITAVYCTIGGLWADALTELGQFVIQLLAGVAMFVAVVLKLNDKGIGFFGAWDEPELQGHGEPLVGPYGTVFLLAFLFIKLFEYNGGMLNQAQRYMATANAHQAERSARLSAILWLVWPVVLFFPMWMSPLLVHSQKPDGSDSYGLMTEQLLPHGLLGLVIVGFFSHTMAMCSSDANAIAAVFTRDCAPVVWRRARSWNQGQGLRVARITTVVFLGLSMAAATQVNSPAFKDIITVVIKWVAGLMGPMAIPMMLGLLRPFRRSGPTAALTSWSMGLLAFWLVNYPINWNVDGGVPLQYQVSIPLAVSLVLYILIGFIKPEDTPERLAIIEKINTDGDGEGAAAVAIPTPAGGVEDVIGTGVKDQPRS
- a CDS encoding SDR family oxidoreductase, with product MSLLSGKTVVVSGVGAGLGHQVAAAVVRDGGNAVLGARTEANLAKSAAEIDPDGAHTAYRSTDITDERQCAALAELALERFGRLDAVVQVAAWDSYFGGLEDADFATWQSVIDVNLLGSLRMTRACLAGMRAAGGGSVVFVGTQSAVAAPSQVRQAAYAASKGALTSAMYSLARELGPDRIRVNTVLPGWMWGPPVQAYVQFTAHTEKVPEAEVLKRLTDRMALPELATDGDVADATVFLASDRARAITGQSLLVNAGELMR
- a CDS encoding membrane protein, which produces MATAEPTRADDTDPGPGTGPRIRVPADPETGHGSPPEDMRGRIRTALLALRERLLRHPVLSMTALSGVLHIVWFFTFANSGGDLAAQDAWAEFVGRHPDSAYNLAWYGGMHPVSYSIVSPYLMSVLGVRTTMMLAGTVSAGLLTLVLIRSRSVKNPLWASLAGVYAFLCNAASGRVTFGLGTMFALGAVAVVFCWPHRWRYKRWAKALCAAPLAALATMASPVAGLFVGLVAVALFLQKRRPGAWALGLAPTAVVALSAWLFPFAGTQPMKIASVLLPLAYGLLVFLLVPREWTTVRITAGVYSLSVVLVWLVSSQIGSNISRLSMLFAGVALAAALPFTVPRSRKWYATVIAFAGFTVWIGFKSVDDVVHTTPTASWARELAPLVNELQEVGAEKGRVEVVPAASHREASALAPYVNLARGWNRQADMERNPLFYDDTLNSANYHEWLQRWAVHFVVVPKDEPDGDGGQRERELVQRGMPYLRQIWGDANWQLFQVTDPAPLASPNTVVDRAAQGEMTMRVKKAGRILIRIPYSPWLSIVDAEGKKLKAPQETEASKNRGDGEPKVFDNVNGCLMETPEDADGDKWTMLLAPKAGTYRLAAPYTVPRGTPCPDELK
- a CDS encoding D-alanyl-D-alanine carboxypeptidase, with amino-acid sequence MEEASVAGETPDRSKQRESSAEPTSGSASPVPEARSSAPDPRLAVARESISLGGVDTATRVFSVRDLPKAPESPAEAGTDGSGTGEPEDAPSATEEHPEAAEGASPAEGSKDGGSAVAPEDSGTAEGSDDSGTAEGSGSGAAEGSGSGAAETPEDTGTAEAPDDSGTADDSHDTATAEGSEDSGTAETPDDPGAAEGSDDSGAAEGSGTAEGPGSSAAETPEDANTATAEGSEDSEAAEGSDDTGTAKTPEDSGTAESPDAPDTTDPADESRDSGAAESSDSAAGERDEPAGGGDARLRDAVAAWVATADGDGPGKGAEDETSPATDTDTAGEGEGEGDAEAPADAGESATARPAPDEPADAPPVDQPTAVFKAPRPAVDQPTTMLKLGKAPEAEPEPEAEPEPKPAPKPEADAERTSRFVALKALDEPRPKADVTAAVPQVGPERTTQQPLPPKPPLDLLAELTNTPPPPPSPLRTLGRRVKIWTPILILLVVAFAIVQSVRPLPNPTLSLTAEDSYTFDGSKATLPWPTQGQGWMDVNGIGTMGDFGKQTPVAIGSVAKAMTAYIVLKDHPLKSGEEGAKITVDALAEKEGGYNKQGESTLNTVKNGDVLTQRQAIAAIMIPSANNIARLLARWDSGSEAAFIKKMNDTAKELGMKNTTYTDASGLKESTVSTAEDQVKLGNELVKIPALMEITSMGQWIDPSGQKWYNYNYLVPYTGIGIKTGTTSAAGGNLLFAARKKVGGETVTVVGAILGQHKAPIIKTVNDVSKVALLAAEDALKSAKILKKGDVVGYVDDGLGGHTPVVLTKDVTAVGWAGFKVKLSFAADDVPHTAKAGTKVGSLTVGDGEGGAVKVPVTLQKDLTEPGFTDKLTRVG